One genomic segment of Brassica napus cultivar Da-Ae chromosome A3, Da-Ae, whole genome shotgun sequence includes these proteins:
- the LOC106443266 gene encoding uncharacterized protein LOC106443266, with the protein MKTISGLGIGLSLVFGFLLLALVAEIFYLLRWKKIITQESQEQEEQQAGYAKELIQLFCFKNHQPLHANNGVREAEISRTQDLEIGLMKHLGGGEVGFEAELMKLHNQRFLFTIIEETKADLESDDEKSRSLSDFPVGVNDCTTPGLTPLASPCTLKSSPLESYSHHGFNPLFETEGELEFNKFFRSSSSSPPPKFKFMRDAEEKLRRRMAEEAKRREETEGSFLKFLNPEMMNREKKQSSQESDETVSFAVSSSSSGTNLRTLDRRSTLVV; encoded by the coding sequence ATGAAGACTATAAGTGGGTTAGGGATAGGGTTGAGTTTGGTGTTTGGGTTCCTTCTCTTAGCACTTGTTGCAGAAATCTTTTACCTTCTGAGATGGAAGAAGATCATAACCCAAGAGAGccaagaacaagaagaacaacaagctgGGTACGCTAAGGAACTTATCCAGCTCTTCTGCTTCAAAAACCATCAACCTTTACATGCCAACAATGGCGTAAGAGAGGCGGAAATCTCGAGGACTCAAGATTTAGAGATAGGGTTGATGAAACACTTAGGTGGAGGAGAAGTAGGGTTTGAAGCAGAGCTCATGAAGCTTCATAACCAGAGGTTCCTCTTCACAATCATAGAAGAGACAAAAGCAGATTTGGAATCTGATGATGAGAAATCAAGAAGTCTGAGTGATTTTCCGGTTGGGGTTAATGACTGTACTACCCCTGGTCTCACTCCTCTGGCTTCTCCTTGTACACTGAAGTCATCTCCTTTGGAGTCTTACTCGCACCATGGTTTCAATCCTCTGTTCGAGACAGAGGGTGAGCTTGAGTTCAACAAGTTCTTCAggtcgtcttcttcttcgcctCCGCCTAAGTTTAAGTTCATGAGGGATGCGGAAGAGAAGCTGAGGAGGAGaatggctgaagaagctaaaaGGAGAGAGGAGACAGAGGGTTCGTTTCTGAAGTTCTTGAATCCTGAGATGATGAACagagagaagaaacagagtagtcAAGAATCTGATGAGACGGTGTCGTTTGCAGTTTCTTCTTCGTCATCAGGTACAAATCTTAGAACGTTGGACCGGAGATCAACACTGGTTGTTTAG
- the LOC106436104 gene encoding non-specific lipid-transfer protein 3, which produces MALALRFFTCLVLTVCIVASVDAAVSCGTVTSSLAPCANYLSKGGDVPPPCCAGVTKLNGMAQTTPDRQQACKCLQSAAKTVSGLDPSLAAGLPGKCGVSIPYPISMSTNCDNVK; this is translated from the exons ATGGCTTTGGCCCTGAGGTTCTTCACATGCCTTGTATTGACGGTGTGCATAGTTGCATCAGTAGATGCAGCAGTCTCATGTGGCACAGTGACAAGTAGCTTGGCTCCATGTGCCAACTACCTATCGAAAGGCGGGGATGTTCCTCCTCCGTGTTGTGCTGGAGTCACAAAGTTGAACGGTATGGCTCAAACAACACCAGACCGTCAACAAGCATGCAAATGCCTACAGTCCGCTGCAAAGACCGTTTCTGGTCTCGACCCAAGTCTAGCCGCTGGTCTTCCTGGAAAGTGCGGTGTTAGCATTCCCTATCCCATCTCCATGAGCACGAACTGCGACAA CGTCAAGTGA
- the LOC106436094 gene encoding non-specific lipid-transfer protein 3-like yields the protein MVSALRFFTCLVLAVCIVASVDAAISCDTVVSSLGTCYVYLRQGGIVPSSCCGGVRNLNGMAQTTPDRQQACKCVQSFTKSVPGFNQNIAYGLPGKCGVSLPYPISNSMNCDNVKLSGTHVSS from the exons ATGGTTTCGGCTCTGAGATTCTTCACATGTCTTGTCTTGGCAGTGTGCATAGTTGCCTCAGTAGATGCAGCAATCTCATGTGACACAGTGGTAAGTAGCTTGGGTACTTGTTACGTTTACCTAAGGCAAGGCGGGATTGTGCCGTCTTCATGCTGTGGGGGAGTAAGAAATTTGAACGGTATGGCTCAAACCACACCAGATCGTCAACAAGCATGCAAATGCGTACAGTCCTTTACAAAATCTGTCCCTGGTTTCAACCAAAATATAGCATATGGGCTTCCTGGAAAGTGCGGTGTTAGCCTTCCCTATCCCATCTCCAATAGCATGAACTGCGACAA CGTCAAGTTAAGCGGAACTCATGTATCATCGTGA
- the LOC106436074 gene encoding UDP-glucuronic acid decarboxylase 3 codes for MAATSEKQNNSSKPPPTPSPLRSSKFCQPNMRILISGGAGFIGSHLVDKLMENEKNEVIVADNYFTGSKENLKKWIGHPRFELIRHDVTEPLLIEVDRIYHLACPASPIFYKYNPVKTIKTNVIGTLNMLGLAKRVGARILLTSTSEVYGDPLIHPQPESYWGNVNPIGVRSCYDEGKRVAETLMFDYHRQHGIEIRIARIFNTYGPRMNIDDGRVVSNFIAQALRGEALTVQKPGTQTRSFCYVSDMVDGLIRLMEGDDTGPINIGNPGEFTMVELAETVKELINPSIEIKMVENTPDDPRQRKPDISKAKEVLGWEPKVKLREGLPLMEEDFRLRLNVPKN; via the exons ATGGCGGCTACAAGTGAGAAACAGAACAACAGCTCAAAGCCTCCTCCTACGCCTTCTCCTCTCCGCAGTTCCAAGTTTTGTCAG CCTAACATGAGGATCTTGATCTCGGGAGGAGCTGGCTTCATTGGCTCTCACTTGGTTGATAAGCTCATGGAAAATGAGAAGAATGAG GTGATTGTTGCTGATAACTACTTCACTGGATCAAAAGAAAACCTCAAGAAGTGGATCGGTCACCCAAGATTCGAGCTCATTCGTCACG ATGTTACGGAGCCTTTGTTGATCGAGGTTGATAGGATCTACCATCTTGCCTGTCCTGCCTCTCCTATCTTCTACAAGTACAACCCCGTCAAG aCCATCAAGACCAATGTGATTGGTACACTCAACATGCTTGGTCTCGCCAAGCGTGTTGGAGCGAG AATCCTGCTCACTTCGACCTCGGAGGTCTATGGAGATCCTCTCATCCACCCCCAACCTGAGAGCTATTGGGGAAACGTCAACCCTATTGGTGTAAGGAGTTGCTACGACGAAGGCAAGCGTGTGGCCGAGACGTTGATGTTTGACTACCACAGACAACATGGCATTG AAATCCGCATTGCTAGAATCTTCAACACATATGGTCCTCGGATGAACATAGATGATGGGCGTGTGGTGAGCAACTTCATCGCTCAAGCACTTCGAGGAGAGGCTTTGACAGTTCAAAAACCAGGGACGCAGACCCGCAGTTTCTGTTATGTATCAGACATGGTGGATGGGCTTATCCGTCTCATGGAAGGAGATGATACTGGCCCTATCAACATTGGTAACCCAG GTGAATTCACAATGGTGGAACTGGCTGAGACGGTTAAGGAG CTGATTAACCCGAGCATAGAGATAAAGATGGTGGAGAACACACCGGACGATCCAAGACAGAGGAAACCAGACATAAGCAAGGCCAAAGAAGTGTTGGGTTGGGAGCCAAAGGTGAAGCTCAGAGAAGGACTTCCTCTCATGGAAGAAGATTTCCGTCTAAGGCTTAACGTCcccaaaaactga